From Juglans regia cultivar Chandler chromosome 6, Walnut 2.0, whole genome shotgun sequence, the proteins below share one genomic window:
- the LOC109009825 gene encoding LOW QUALITY PROTEIN: putative pentatricopeptide repeat-containing protein At1g19290 (The sequence of the model RefSeq protein was modified relative to this genomic sequence to represent the inferred CDS: inserted 1 base in 1 codon), producing MLLRYSLSSSPLRLSRIHPQKLFHVSRTLHRKLRDEYKLTRPELLDRILQLLVLHRFDDLGDLYFEFSEELMDSVLRKLRLNPSACLGFFKLASKKRIGRPSIKAYCKIVHILSRARMYDETRSYLNELVGLSKNNYSAFFVWDELVRVYKEFTFSPAVFDMILKVYAEKGLIKNALHAFDNMGKHGRIPSLRSCNSLLSNLVRKGESYTALLVYDQMIKIGIVPDVFTCTIMVNAYCKEGKVGRALEFLKEMENSGFKTNVVTYNCLIDGYVSLGDVEGAEGVLRLMSERRISRTAVTYTLLIKGYCKQGKMEEAKNILQRMKEEESVVMDEHPYGVLLDGYCRVGKMDDAIRVQNEMLEMGFKMNIFTCNSLINGFCKLGQLREAEGVFMRMVACNLRPDSYSYDTLLDGYCKQGHISKAFELCEKMLQKGVEPTVVSYNTLLKGLCHAGALDDALHLWHLMLSRGVSPDEVGYCTVLDGLFKMGESDKAILLWKNILARGFAKSRISFNTMINGFCKMGKLCEAEEILDRMEELGCSPDGVTYRTLCDGYCKVGNVEEALKIKELAERKVNFISIEMYNSLICGASKSSKLSMVTDLLSEMQTRGLSPNVVTYGTIISGLCNEGKLDRAFMAYFEMMEKGFSPNMIICSKIVSSLYRLGRIDEASMLLQKMVDFSIVSDDSCFNKFLVDDVTHADILKIADSFDNSVESFSLPNNIVYNIAIVGLCKSGTIVDARRVLSDLLLRGFSPDNFTYCSLIHACSATGNINEAFELRDEMLKKDIIPSITTYNALINGLCKSGNMDRARNLFHKLHVKGLTPNGVTYNILIGHYIRTGNTIEACKLKKKMLEEQIAPSIITSSALINGLCKLGEXQESMKLLDQMFKAGVVIDLSCTLTWFTLTSVLDTCGKS from the exons ATGCTCCTCAGGTACTCCCTGTCCTCCTCTCCTCTCCGGCTGTCTCGTATCCACCCCCAGAAACTATTCCACGTCTCCCGTACCCTCCACAGGAAGCTCCGGGACGAGTACAAGCTGACCCGACCGGAATTGCTAGACCGGATCTTGCAACTCCTCGTCCTTCATCGCTTCGATGACCTCGGTGACCTGTACTTTGAGTTTTCCGAGGAACTTATGGACTCCGTCCTTCGGAAACTTCGTTTGAACCCGAGCGCTTGTTTAGGATTTTTCAAGTTAGCCTCCAAGAAACGAATTGGTAGACCTAGTATTAAAGCTTACTGCAAAATTGTTCACATATTGTCGAGAGCTCGAATGTACGACGAAACAAGGTCGTATCTGAACGAATTGGTCGGTCTCTCTAAAAACAATTACTCGGCGTTTTTTGTTTGGGACGAGCTCGTTAGGGTTTACAAAGAATTTACGTTTTCCCCCGCTGTTTTCGATATGATCTTGAAAGTTTATGCTGAAAAGGGTCTGATAAAGAATGCATTGCATGCGTTTGATAATATGGGGAAGCACGGACGTATACCAAGTTTGCGGTCCTGTAACTCTTTGTTGAGTAATCTGGTTAGAAAGGGCGAAAGTTATACCGCGTTGCTAGTTTATGATCAGATGATTAAGATTGGGATTGTGCCCGATGTCTTTACGTGTACTATAATGGTCAATGCGTATTGTAAGGAGGGGAAAGTGGGTAGAGCACTggagtttttgaaagaaatggaGAATTCTGGTTTCAAAACGAATGTTGTAACTTATAATTGCTTGATTGATGGGTATGTTAGTTTGGGAGATGTGGAAGGAGCAGAAGGGGTGTTGAGGTTGATGTCTGAAAGGAGGATTTCGAGGACTGCGGTGACTTACACCCTGTTAATTAAGGGTTACTGCAAGCAAGGTAAGATGGAGGAAGCAAAGAACATACTTCAGAGGATGAAGGAGGAGGAGTCGGTGGTTATGGATGAGCATCCTTATGGGGTGTTGTTAGATGGGTACTGTCGAGTCGGAAAAATGGATGACGCTATTAGGGTTCAGAATGAGATGCTGGAGATGGGcttcaaaatgaatatattcacTTGTAACTCCTTGATCAATGGGTTCTGCAAGCTTGGTCAATTACGCGAAGCAGAGGGAGTTTTTATGCGTATGGTGGCATGCAACTTAAGGCCAGACTCTTATAGCTATGACACTCTCTTGGATGGATACTGTAAGCAAGGCCATATAAGCAAGGCCTTCGAGCTCTGTGAGAAGATGCTTCAGAAAGGAGTTGAGCCAACTGTTGTGTCTTACAATACTCTTCTCAAGGGTTTATGTCACGCAGGTGCCTTGGATGATGCTTTGCATCTCTGGCATTTGATGCTGAGTAGAGGTGTTAGTCCGGATGAGGTTGGCTATTGCACTGTGCTCGATGGACTGTTCAAGATGGGGGAATCTGACAAGGCTATTCTgctttggaaaaatattttagcacGAGGATTTGCTAAGAGCAGAATTTCTTTCAATACGATGATAAATGGATTTTGTAAAATGGGGAAATTATGTGAAGCAGAGGAGATTCTTGACAGGATGGAGGAGCTAGGATGTTCACCAGATGGAGTAACATATAGGACCTTATGTGATGGGTACTGTAAAGTTGGAAATGTTGAAGAagctttaaaaattaaagagttgGCGGAAagaaaagttaattttatttccatTGAAATGTACAATTCTCTTATCTGTGGAGCTTCTAAGTCTAGCAAATTAAGTATGGTGACGGATCTTCTTTCGGAGATGCAGACTAGGGGATTATCCCCGAATGTTGTTACCTATGGCACCATTATCTCTGGTTTGTGCAATGAAGGGAAGCTGGATAGAGCTTTTATGGCATATTTTGAGATGATGGAAAAGGGGTTTTCCCCCAATATGATTATTTGCAGCAAAATTGTGAGCAGCCTATATAGGCTTGGTAGAATTGATGAAGCAAGTATGCTGTTGCAGAAGATGGTTGATTTTAGTATTGTTTCAGATGATAGCTGTTTTAATAAGTTTCTTGTGGATGACGTTACACATGCAGACATTTTGAAAATTGCTGATTCATTTGACAATAGTGTTGAAAGTTTTTCTCTACCCAACAATATTGTCTACAATATAGCTATTGTGGGACTATGCAAGTCTGGGACGATTGTTGATGCAAGAAGAGTATTATCAGATTTGTTGCTTAGAGGCTTTAGTCCCGATAATTTTACATATTGTAGCCTAATTCATGCATGTTCCGCCACAGGCAATATTAATGAAGCTTTTGAGTTACGGGATGAGATGCTGAAAAAGGATATTATTCCAAGCATTACTACATATAATGCTCTTATAAATGGCCTGTGTAAGTCCGGAAATATGGATCGAGCACGGAATCTTTTCCATAAACTTCACGTTAAGGGCTTAACCCCTAATGGTGTTACCTATAATATATTGATCGGTCACTACATCCGAACTGGTAATACTATTGAGGCCtgcaaattgaaaaagaaaatgcttgAAGAACAGATTGCTCCATCCATTATTACCTCTTCTGCATTGATCAATGGTCTTTGCAAGCTAGGAG AGCAAGAATCCATGAAACTTTTGGACCAAATGTTCAAGGCTGGCGTGGTCATAGACCTGTCATGTACTCTAACTTGGTTCACACTGACCTCAGTTTTGGATACATGTGGAAAGTCCTAA